The Nicotiana tomentosiformis chromosome 2, ASM39032v3, whole genome shotgun sequence genome includes the window GTTCTACCAGTTTCTTGGGAAAGCAAAATCACTGCAATTCAGGAATCTAAGAACATTGCAactcttaggttggatgagctaatgggaaatctcactgcttatgaacttagaaggcagACTATGAAGATGGATGTgcccaagaaggaaaggagtctgacactcagaatcactgaaggtggTGATCTAGAggaagatgaaatggctatgatcaccaagggAAATACCTTATAAGAGGAAAAGGTTCTTCAAGAGGTGGAAATTACAACAAAGCAAGGGTTCCAGAAAAAATGACCGATgagggctgctacaagtgtgggaagACTAATCATCACATCAAGAACTGCTCTCAATGGGAAATttaatggaagaaggaaagatctgaacgaaggaacaggaagaaggaacaggttcatcccaagaagaacaaaggatcaacaaaggctatggttgctgcttggggagaaagttcAGATGAGGaatcagatgatgaagatggagataaACAAGCATGTATGGCAATTGGAGAATCAGATGAGGAATCTGAGGTAAgtataattcatctcaaagacaagattaagtttttgtctaaagaaaacCTCTTTGAATTATtgctagatttcattgatgaatctgaggtaataaataaagaaaaagaacagTTGTCTAAGGATTGTGTaattttaaaagcaaagtgtaagaacctggagCTCAAAGTTAGTGAGATTGTGAGTGAAAATACTGCtctgaagaaccaggttcatacaTTTGAAGCAAATGTTCTTGAGTTaaaatctgaaaatctaaaactgaaactaAGAACCAGTAAGAAGACagctgattgcacacaactcactttagaagaaaatgtaggcaaATTGGAAGATGAGTTGTATAGGAAAGATAAGCATGTAAGAGTGCTAAAGgaggatctaggcaaggtcaagcatgaactagacagaactagtaaatggaacaggtcctccgatgctttgtcatggct containing:
- the LOC138905533 gene encoding uncharacterized protein yields the protein MVAAWGESSDEESDDEDGDKQACMAIGESDEESEVSIIHLKDKIKFLSKENLFELLLDFIDESEVINKEKEQLSKDCVILKAKCKNLELKVSEIVSENTALKNQVHTFEANVLELKSENLKLKLRTSKKTADCTQLTLEENVGKLEDELYRKDKHVRVLKEDLGKVKHELDRTSKWNRSSDALSWLQEHHSSNRRGLGFGNQLPKRDPKSKYLTLPENKIYTHCGKIGHYKSECNTKERASQKNKHFVQGKNWLPSWDKRNLIHPFAYRKGPKLVWVPKTNP